The proteins below are encoded in one region of Aequorivita iocasae:
- a CDS encoding IS1182 family transposase, which yields MQGKKIYQEKLFNDFRLSERVPEHNFYRRLQSALDLNYLYALTRDFYGDSGQKSIDPIVFFKLCLVGYLENITSDRKLVEHCGMRLDILYFLGYGIDEQLPWHSTISRTRQLFPEDVFEAVFTKVFTLCVDVGMVSGHTQTVDSAPVKANASMDSLELKVPEEELESHLRKVRHISAMDKEKPFRKSKGDRSDKGQRTITANGKELNAIASRNKRWNKDQDQRPGAGNKGSKYTSNKTHYSPTDPDARISVKPGKARKLNYLSQLCVDTAHHVISDIRAYHADGKDNQQLPDIVQRLKRRLGKQGLVWENCVADTGYSSGENYAFLERQGIKSFIPPHGTYKGGPEGFVYIEGGNYWLCPQGKKVTFRKQKLEKGTLKDNYFTRRSDCKGCPIKAQCIGKSHEKRINITAYREEYERNIARVSSPLGRYMKGKRQSTVEPVFGTLTQFMGLGKVNTIGLAQANKCMHLSAMAYNLKKYLKFVQKRSKSGAICLALTFSLKKHLQRCIAPFLILPKSAYAVA from the coding sequence ATGCAAGGAAAAAAGATCTACCAAGAAAAGCTCTTCAACGATTTCCGTTTGAGCGAGCGCGTTCCGGAGCACAATTTTTACCGTCGGCTACAATCGGCTTTGGACCTGAATTATTTATATGCACTTACAAGGGACTTTTATGGCGACAGCGGCCAAAAGAGCATCGACCCGATCGTATTTTTCAAGCTTTGTCTGGTTGGTTATTTGGAGAACATCACCAGCGACCGCAAGCTTGTGGAACATTGCGGGATGCGCCTGGATATCCTCTACTTTTTGGGCTATGGGATAGACGAGCAACTCCCTTGGCACTCTACCATCAGCCGTACGCGGCAACTCTTTCCCGAGGATGTCTTTGAAGCAGTGTTCACCAAGGTCTTCACCCTCTGCGTGGATGTGGGGATGGTCAGCGGCCATACCCAGACGGTGGACAGCGCCCCGGTCAAGGCCAATGCCTCTATGGACAGTCTGGAGCTGAAGGTTCCGGAAGAAGAGCTGGAATCACATCTTCGTAAGGTTCGCCACATAAGCGCAATGGATAAAGAAAAGCCCTTTCGCAAAAGCAAGGGCGATAGATCAGATAAAGGCCAGCGTACTATTACCGCCAACGGGAAGGAACTCAATGCCATTGCCTCACGAAACAAACGCTGGAACAAAGACCAAGATCAGCGCCCCGGAGCGGGAAACAAGGGAAGTAAATATACCAGCAACAAGACCCATTACAGCCCCACCGATCCCGATGCCCGCATCAGCGTAAAGCCCGGCAAGGCACGGAAGCTCAACTACCTGAGCCAGCTGTGCGTGGACACCGCCCACCACGTGATCAGCGATATAAGGGCCTACCACGCGGATGGAAAGGACAACCAGCAATTGCCGGACATTGTACAGCGATTAAAACGGCGGCTAGGGAAACAAGGCCTGGTCTGGGAAAACTGCGTGGCCGACACGGGCTACAGCAGCGGCGAGAACTATGCATTCCTTGAAAGGCAGGGCATCAAGAGCTTTATCCCGCCCCACGGCACCTACAAAGGTGGCCCGGAGGGTTTTGTCTATATAGAGGGCGGGAATTACTGGCTGTGCCCACAGGGAAAAAAGGTGACCTTCCGCAAGCAGAAACTGGAAAAGGGAACGCTCAAGGATAACTATTTCACCAGGAGGAGCGATTGCAAGGGCTGTCCCATCAAGGCCCAGTGCATCGGCAAGTCGCACGAAAAACGCATCAACATAACAGCATATCGAGAGGAATATGAACGTAACATTGCCCGTGTAAGCAGCCCACTGGGCAGGTATATGAAGGGCAAAAGGCAGAGTACGGTGGAACCGGTCTTCGGAACGCTCACCCAGTTTATGGGGCTTGGCAAGGTAAATACCATTGGGCTGGCACAGGCCAACAAGTGCATGCACCTCTCGGCAATGGCCTACAACCTTAAAAAATACCTAAAGTTCGTCCAGAAACGGTCAAAAAGTGGGGCAATCTGCCTTGCGCTTACGTTTTCACTGAAAAAGCACCTTCAGAGATGTATAGCCCCGTTTTTAATACTTCCGAAGAGTGCCTACGCTGTAGCGTGA
- a CDS encoding cation transporter has protein sequence MNKTIFEITKMDCPSEENLIRMKLDGISSIANLDFDIPNRKLTVFHSGETDQIEKSVIELNLGGKKISTEQTDQTEFNENANQKKLLWSVLAINFSFFIIEMTTGIISKSMGLVADSLDMLADSFVYGISLFAVGGTVIKKKRIAKLAGYFQITLAIIGFVEVLRRFFGDEKLPNFSTMIIVSIFALIANGICLYILQKSKSKEEAHMKASMIFTSNDVIINLGVIIAGLLVNWLSSSKPDLIIGTIVFVLVIQGAFRILKLSK, from the coding sequence ATGAATAAAACAATATTTGAGATTACCAAAATGGACTGTCCTTCAGAGGAAAATCTAATTCGAATGAAATTGGACGGAATTTCAAGTATTGCGAATTTGGACTTTGACATTCCCAACCGAAAACTGACCGTTTTTCACAGCGGAGAAACTGACCAAATTGAAAAATCAGTTATCGAACTGAATTTAGGAGGAAAGAAAATCTCGACTGAACAAACCGACCAAACTGAATTTAACGAAAATGCAAACCAAAAAAAGCTACTTTGGTCTGTACTTGCCATAAATTTTTCTTTTTTCATAATTGAAATGACAACAGGAATAATCTCAAAATCAATGGGATTGGTTGCCGACAGTTTAGATATGCTTGCGGATAGTTTCGTTTACGGAATTAGCTTGTTTGCGGTTGGCGGAACAGTAATAAAGAAAAAACGGATTGCCAAACTTGCTGGATATTTTCAAATAACACTTGCAATTATCGGATTTGTAGAAGTTTTAAGAAGATTTTTCGGAGACGAGAAACTACCCAACTTTTCGACAATGATTATCGTTTCGATTTTCGCCCTTATTGCAAACGGAATTTGCCTTTATATTTTACAAAAGTCAAAAAGTAAAGAAGAGGCTCATATGAAAGCAAGTATGATTTTCACTTCAAATGATGTGATTATCAATTTGGGAGTTATTATTGCGGGACTTTTGGTAAATTGGTTGAGTTCAAGCAAACCTGATTTGATTATCGGAACAATAGTTTTTGTTTTAGTAATTCAAGGGGCTTTTAGAATTTTAAAATTGAGTAAATAA
- a CDS encoding DUF6266 family protein, with product MGTYNKGILGPFRGKVGPVIGYSWRGKDLMRGLPKESTVAATKAQLEQRAKFGTVIKFLTPIKGILSAYFGKEQKAKSPFNLATGYHLNEALLPGPDDTWLIDYPKVLISRGDLRGVDNPQLAVEGGLINLTWTDNSGLGSADATDLLIAVVYCTEMNEFVQFNPAATRADAVVQLAIPAYLSGSLAEVWVTFATAEGNLAAVSSYAGAVTVP from the coding sequence ATGGGAACATACAACAAAGGTATCCTAGGCCCCTTTAGGGGAAAAGTTGGCCCCGTGATCGGTTATTCCTGGAGAGGAAAAGACCTGATGCGCGGGTTGCCAAAAGAATCGACTGTTGCTGCCACAAAGGCGCAGCTTGAACAACGTGCAAAGTTTGGCACGGTCATTAAATTTTTAACTCCTATTAAAGGCATTTTAAGTGCCTATTTTGGGAAAGAACAAAAAGCGAAGTCGCCGTTTAACCTGGCAACAGGCTATCATTTAAATGAGGCCCTATTGCCCGGCCCCGACGACACTTGGCTAATTGATTACCCAAAAGTGCTGATAAGCCGGGGCGACCTAAGAGGGGTTGATAATCCGCAACTTGCCGTGGAAGGTGGGTTAATAAACCTTACGTGGACGGACAACAGCGGCCTAGGTTCTGCAGATGCTACCGACCTGTTGATCGCGGTGGTGTATTGTACGGAAATGAACGAGTTTGTGCAGTTTAATCCTGCCGCTACCCGTGCAGATGCCGTTGTACAACTTGCCATTCCCGCGTATTTGAGCGGATCCTTGGCAGAGGTATGGGTTACCTTTGCAACAGCAGAGGGCAATCTGGCAGCCGTTAGCAGCTATGCGGGTGCGGTTACCGTGCCTTAA
- a CDS encoding helix-turn-helix domain-containing protein, translating to MPQEPTKERSKDLREVRLVKDEQITELFGISKSCLYRWRKRGAIPYMKIGSTNFYLEDVILKMLYLRGGKLPDDMDEKP from the coding sequence ATGCCTCAAGAACCTACTAAAGAAAGGTCTAAGGACCTGCGAGAAGTTCGTCTGGTAAAGGACGAGCAGATTACCGAGCTATTTGGAATTAGCAAATCCTGCCTCTATCGATGGCGAAAGCGGGGTGCCATTCCTTATATGAAAATTGGAAGTACCAATTTTTACCTTGAAGATGTAATTTTAAAAATGCTCTACCTACGCGGGGGCAAGCTTCCCGATGATATGGATGAAAAACCGTAA
- a CDS encoding AMP-dependent synthetase/ligase gives MTDPKRLFDFPYYQLEKYPQEKSLVTKYNGEWKATSTQEYIDKANALSRALISMGVKANDKIAVISMTNRTEWNICDIGIMQTGAQDVPIYPTISEDEYEYVLNHSESVYCFASCKEVYDKVQKIRTNVPSLKEVYTFDKVKGAKNWQEVLDEGKDKSNQDELDKRKEAIQEDDLATLIYTSGTTGKPKGVMLSHKNIASNAKFSSERLPIELGKSKALSFLPVCHIYERMLQYMYQYCGVEIHFAESLETISENLKEVKPDVMSAVPRLLEKVYDKIYAKGADLTGIKKKLFFWAIELGLKYEPYGQNGWWYESKLKIARKLIFSKWQEALGGNLKAIASGSAALQPRLARVFNAAQIPVMEGYGLTETSPVVSVNDMRNHGFKIGTVGKPLRETEVKIAEDGEILVKGPQVMCGYYKNQEQTEEVLKNGYFHTGDIGEVDSEGFLRITDRKKEMFKTSGGKYVAPQLLENAMKQSRFIDQIMVIGEGEKMPAALIQPDFDFVKEWGNKKGRNIPSDPAELVKNQDVIDRIQKEIDFYNQRFGQWEKVKKFELTPEQWSIEGGHLTPTMKMKRKVIKEKYIDLYNKIYGHSGE, from the coding sequence ATGACAGATCCAAAAAGACTCTTCGATTTCCCATATTATCAGCTTGAAAAATATCCTCAGGAAAAATCACTTGTTACAAAATACAACGGGGAGTGGAAAGCCACATCCACCCAGGAATATATTGATAAGGCCAATGCATTAAGTCGCGCGCTTATAAGCATGGGCGTTAAAGCGAACGATAAAATTGCGGTAATCTCAATGACCAACCGAACAGAGTGGAACATCTGCGATATTGGGATTATGCAAACGGGCGCCCAAGATGTACCCATCTACCCTACCATTTCTGAAGATGAATATGAATACGTATTAAACCATAGTGAAAGTGTTTACTGCTTTGCTTCCTGTAAAGAGGTTTACGATAAAGTCCAGAAAATAAGAACTAACGTACCCTCATTAAAAGAGGTTTATACCTTTGATAAAGTTAAAGGCGCCAAAAACTGGCAAGAGGTACTGGATGAAGGTAAAGACAAAAGTAACCAGGACGAGCTGGATAAAAGAAAAGAAGCCATACAGGAGGATGATTTGGCAACCTTAATTTATACTTCAGGCACAACCGGAAAGCCCAAAGGGGTAATGCTTTCGCATAAAAATATTGCTTCAAATGCCAAATTCAGCTCAGAACGTTTACCCATTGAACTTGGAAAATCAAAAGCATTAAGTTTTCTGCCCGTTTGCCATATTTATGAGCGCATGCTGCAGTATATGTATCAATATTGCGGGGTAGAAATCCATTTTGCGGAATCGCTGGAAACCATCAGCGAAAATCTGAAAGAAGTAAAGCCCGACGTTATGAGCGCCGTTCCGCGTTTGCTGGAAAAAGTGTACGATAAAATTTATGCCAAAGGTGCGGACCTTACGGGAATTAAGAAAAAACTCTTTTTCTGGGCCATAGAGCTTGGTCTTAAATACGAACCCTACGGCCAAAATGGCTGGTGGTACGAAAGCAAACTGAAAATTGCCCGTAAGCTTATTTTCAGCAAATGGCAAGAGGCCTTGGGAGGAAACCTAAAGGCCATTGCCTCCGGGAGTGCAGCCTTGCAACCGCGCTTGGCAAGGGTTTTCAACGCTGCGCAAATTCCGGTGATGGAAGGCTATGGATTGACCGAAACATCTCCCGTAGTTTCCGTAAACGATATGCGCAACCACGGTTTTAAAATAGGAACCGTAGGCAAACCGCTAAGAGAAACCGAAGTAAAGATTGCTGAAGACGGCGAAATATTGGTTAAAGGGCCACAAGTGATGTGCGGCTATTACAAAAACCAAGAACAAACAGAAGAAGTGCTTAAAAATGGCTATTTCCACACGGGAGATATTGGCGAAGTGGATAGCGAAGGCTTCCTTAGAATTACCGATCGCAAAAAGGAAATGTTTAAGACCAGTGGAGGTAAATACGTGGCGCCACAACTTTTGGAAAATGCAATGAAACAGTCTCGCTTTATTGATCAAATTATGGTAATAGGTGAAGGCGAGAAAATGCCTGCAGCGCTTATTCAGCCCGATTTTGATTTTGTAAAGGAATGGGGAAACAAAAAAGGACGCAACATACCTTCAGATCCTGCGGAATTGGTAAAAAACCAAGATGTTATTGACCGTATCCAAAAAGAAATTGATTTTTATAACCAACGTTTCGGCCAATGGGAAAAAGTAAAGAAGTTTGAGCTCACCCCTGAGCAATGGAGTATTGAAGGTGGCCACTTAACCCCTACCATGAAAATGAAGCGAAAAGTAATCAAGGAGAAGTATATTGATTTGTACAATAAGATTTATGGGCATAGCGGGGAATAA